In Bicyclus anynana chromosome 13, ilBicAnyn1.1, whole genome shotgun sequence, a genomic segment contains:
- the LOC112048093 gene encoding uncharacterized protein LOC112048093, whose translation MRALWLVITAACALADNQNRRTKLPYIADAVGNSLPPPSNVPATVGSPVNLLTPDRYEFYTFDESGELVKRLMTLEEIQAIVAAGEETEGLVTFANDNQPTIAFNFTQPSQTKVHSVVTNVQNVLKAQMEAHKNKPNIQPTLDTPDVSDSWSLILPSIFGNTGVDIVPDKTSGSFITPETDTFEIDNLNNYKNSQSKESNEIPTISAVQQNIDTNVTPTKKPDNSVTINMSTTVSTSPSTMSKLSSTTEKQYSPATTKRPEMRTTTKVTTSRPQISSSTTIVQLSTSTTIKPAENTLISMKNNTNGNIDNDKKVYNITKINNLFTSTVKEPVQYEKISTFLPSSTGAFITEKTTHKPYEINIRPMKDEKNKDKLSTTTNASNIISSTTSLPILLDKDKDNEKMNGTTMTTQSVSPSTTISTTESTTTHKNHGLTDSGKNDQAIMTPDKTDYDKENHLITPMFDIGLSISQIASDLGNNYVPIPTSNSFVDTQTNNLAIESKENVEIEIPTESGDENGINIITTENPEIFVKVSTFDPPKQMKNMTLEIIDLPKQVPSLTATTSLPVTPSIITSSSRPTIMDAVISESMGDLLSQVVHGAPDPTPIDFSKNNTETSEIKITTHIPVSQESTVNIHKTITTTPAQPVTNSDVMNKLEDTRQSVINTTKIENKKIMPPTIIKNDVNKIKIETNTPNKINQSENIKNNAFSSNKQNVSSLNLDKKDENVKRDNISVSSNQFLSKETNSSDTKLKTDSTTKVNNLHTISNVYKSSLAANVGLIDTHKISDKVHKQNIKEEVPKVEDFKKKIQKVNIDEKELANVRNNSWKLIPSVNPPKANEIVKDKHKVEAFYTPEVNENKKIVLEFPKENQGLEVTTRDLGDDILQFTELCNELAFRYWNMLIDNIDKKRSIVFSPYSITSMLAMMFMGAKGATSGEMNEVLKLDDMVTFNPHFTLKNISDSIETSSASGVVISAFVRELFSERNKGKMLTFYKERAQHFYNGHVEEVNFKLIGDVIRRRTNLLVKRYTWGKIPEYLKTNSITMSPPLAAISANLFYTDCTGTSVEGRDGEMYFVVSPNVRQRRLVPVPAVVYKSNFLAGYDPVLDATAAALGNTNSVVSTLFLMPGQQGNVVHADDLENLEKRFLDASLSTPAWNGLLRTLLPRVSLELQIPRFSHKSLFNLTSSLKKMGLKELFDADHADLGGLNGPSKDLYLSDMLQLTTFTTCAESGIGGQHHVEEYPDTQDYLRKRRTSRWITGWDEPRDYQRAFHDPHDVGEAMNLPLHLRPRQARLPARSSQPARLKFDRPFLYFVRHNPSGMILYVGRYNPRLLP comes from the exons ATGCGCGCTCTGTGGCTAGTCATCACCGCAGCGTGCGCACTCGCTGATAATCAAAACAG gCGAACCAAGCTCCCGTACATCGCAGATGCAGTTGGCAATAGTCTACCCCCGCCATCGAATGTTCCAGCAACTGTCGGAAGTCCAGTTAACTTGCTCACTCCAGACAGATacgaattttatacatttgaTGAGTCTGGAGAATTAGTGAAGAGATTAATGACTTTAGAAGAAATACAGGCAATCGTTGCAGCTGGAGAAGAAACAGAAGGCCTGGTCACTTTTGCTAATGACAATCAACCCACTATAGCTTTCAACTTTACTCAACCTTCACAAACAAAAGTTCACAGTGTAGTTAccaatgtacaaaatgttcttaaAGCGCAAATGGAAGCtcataaaaataaaccaaatatACAACCCACACTAGATACACCGGACGTTTCAGATTCTTGGAGCTTAATATTACCTTCGATTTTTGGAAATACTGGAGTGGATATAGTCCCCGATAAAACATCTGGATCTTTTATTACACCAGAAACTGATACGTTTGAAATagataatttgaataattataaaaattctcaaaGCAAGGAAAGTAATGAAATACCTACAATTTCTGCAGTTCAACAAAATATAGACACAAACGTGACTCCAACTAAGAAACCAGATAATTCGGTAACAATAAACATGTCAACTACTGTGAGTACATCTCCTTCTACTATGTCAAAATTAAGCTCAACGACTGAAAAGCAATATTCACCTGCAACAACTAAGAGACCTGAAATGAGAACTACTACCAAAGTCACAACAAGCAGACCTCAAATATCTAGTTCAACTACAATAGTACAATTATCCACCTCAACTACCATAAAACCTGCAGAAAATACCTTAATTTCTATGAAAAATAATACGAATGGAAATATCGATAATGACAAAAAAGTTTacaatataactaaaataaataatttatttacatctaCAGTAAAAGAACCAGTTCAATATGAGAAAATTAGTACTTTTTTGCCCAGTTCGACAGGGGCATTTATAACTGAAAAAACCACCCATAAACCCTATGAGATTAACATTAGACCAATGAAAGatgaaaaaaacaaagataaacTATCAACAACAACCAACGCTAGCAATATAATATCTAGCACTACATCACTTcctatattattagataaagaCAAAGACAATGAGAAAATGAATGGTACTACAATGACAACTCAATCAGTTTCTCCGTCTACAACTATTTCAACAACTGAATCTACAACTACTCATAAAAATCATGGTCTTACTGACTCTGGGAAGAACGATCAAGCAATAATGACTCCAGATAAAACGGACTATGATAAAGAAAATCATTTAATAACACCGATGTTTGATATTGGTCTAAGTATAAGTCAAATAGCATCAGACCTGGGTAATAATTACGTTCCCATTCCTACTTCAAACAGCTTCGTTGATACACAAACCAACAACTTAGCAATAGAAAGTAAAGAAAatgttgaaattgaaattcCAACAGAGTCTGGAGATGAAAATGGTATAAACATTATTACTACGGAAAATCCAGAAATATTTGTCAAAGTTTCGACATTTGATCCaccaaaacaaatgaaaaatatgaCGTTGGAAATTATCGACTTACCGAAACAAGTTCCAAGTTTAACTGCTACTACCTCTTTACCTGTTACTCCATCTATTATCACGAGCTCAAGTAGACCTACTATTATGGATGCAGTAATATCTGAATCCATGGGTGATTTACTATCACAAGTTGTACATGGAGCTCCTGATCCTACACCAATcgatttttctaaaaataatacagaaacctctgaaattaaaataacaacacaCATTCCTGTTAGTCAAGAATCTACTGttaatattcataaaacaaTTACCACCACACCGGCTCAACCAGTTACTAATAGTGATGTTATGAATAAACTTGAAGATACTAGACAAAGCGTAATCAATACcacaaaaatagaaaacaaaaaaataatgccCCCAACTATAATAAAGAATGacgtcaataaaataaaaatagaaaccaATACGCCAAACAAAATAAACCAAagcgaaaatattaaaaacaatgccTTTTCtagtaataaacaaaatgtaagtTCATTAAATTTAGACAAAAAAGATGAAAATGTTAAAAGGGATAATATTAGTGTATCTTCTAATCAATTTTTATCAAAAGAAACTAATAGTTCAGATACAAAACTAAAAACTGATTCAACGACAAAAGTAaacaatttacatacaattaGTAATGTTTACAAATCATCATTGGCAGCCAATGTTGGTCTCATTGATACCCATAAGATAAGCGACAAAGTCCACAAACAAAACATAAAGGAAGAAGTACCAAAAGTTGAAGAtttcaaaaagaaaatacaaaaagtgAACATAGATGAAAAAGAGTTAGCAAATGTAAGAAATAATTCATGGAAATTAATACCATCAGTAAACCCACCTAAAGCTAATGAAATAGTAAAAGACAAACATAAAGTTGAGGCATTTTATACACCagaagtaaatgaaaataaaaaaatcgtactAGAGTTCCCTAAAGAAAATCAGGGCTTAGAGGTTACTACGAGAGATTTAGGTGACgacattttacaatttacagAGCTATGTAATGAATTAGCTTTCAGGTATTGGAATATGCTGATtgataatattgataaaaaacgAAGCATAGTTTTCTCACCTTATTCTATAACGTCAATGTTAGCCATGATGTTTATGGGCGCAAAAGGAGCGACTTCCGGCGAAATGAACGAAGTCCTAAAATTAGATGATATGGTAACATTTAATCCTCActttacattaaaaaacataTCTGATTCAATCGAAACTAGTTCAGCTTCGGGAGTAGTTATATCTGCATTTGTTAGAGAACTCTTTAGTGAGAGGAACAAAGGAAAAATGTTGACATTCTACAAGGAACGCGCCCAACACTTTTATAACGGCCATGTTGAAGAAGTTAACTTCAAATTAATCGGCGATGTAATAAGACGGCGAACTAACCTTTTAGTAAAAAGATACACATGGGGGAAGATTCCTGAATACTTGAAAACAAACAGTATCACGATGAGTCCACCACTTGCAGCAATATCAGCTAATTTGTTTTAT ACTGACTGCACCGGGACTTCAGTCGAGGGACGCGATGGCGAAATGTATTTCGTCGTTTCACCAAACGTCCGCCAAAGACGTTTGGTTCCAGTACCTGCCGTGGtttataaaagtaatttctTGGCTGGATATGACCCAGTTCTAGACGCTACCGCTGCAGCATTGGGTAACACCAACTCCGTTGTTAGCACCCTGTTTCTTATGCCGGGCCAACAAGGAAACGTCGTACATGCCGATGATttagaaaatcttgaaaaacgGTTTTTGGATGCCAGTTTAAGTACTCCAGCGTGGAATGGTCTTCTGCGAACATTGCTTCCTCGTGTAAGTCTCGAGCTACAAATTCCCAGATTCTCTCACAAATCGTTATTCAATCTCACGTCTTCTTTGAAAAAAATGGGTCTGAAAGAATTATTTGACGCTGACCATGCTGACTTGGGTGGACTAAATGGCCCGTCAAAGGATCTTTATTTATCTGACATGCTACAATTGACAACGTTTACTACATGCGCCGAAAGTGGTATTGGTGGACAACATCATGTAGAAGAATATCCTGATACACAGGATTATTTACGTAAACGAAGAACGTCCAGGTGGATAACGGGATGGGATGAGCCAAGAGATTATCAACGAGCATTCCATGACCCTCATGATGTGGGTGAAGCTATGAATTTACCTCTACACCTTCGTCCAAGACAAGCACGGCTCCCCGCAAGAAGTTCTCAACCGGCTCGATTGAAATTCGACAGACCTTTCCTTTATTTCGTACGACACAACCCATCTGGAATGATATTGTACGTTGGACGATATAACCCGAGGCTTTTACCTTGA